The following proteins are co-located in the Sphingomonas donggukensis genome:
- a CDS encoding prephenate dehydratase — translation MENFAAPARPIVARMTDAAAAEPNRAVAFQGAPGANSHVAAMEAFPTGLPLPCFDFADAIEAVQTGAADCAIIPIENSLHGRVADIHFLLPESGLVITGEHFLSIRHALLSVGPQDAVREAMSHPQALGQCRHWLRKNGIAAIAYPDTAGAAAVVAERADPAIAALAPPAAAALYGLQVLAEDVSDAAHNVTRFVTLARQAPPLTGAGPFMTTLIFEVKNVPAALYKAMGGFATNGVNMTKLESYQRGASFAATEFYADIVGQPGDPAVDRALDELGYHSKWVRLLGTYRQARTRP, via the coding sequence ATGGAAAACTTCGCCGCCCCCGCCCGCCCGATCGTCGCGCGCATGACCGATGCCGCCGCCGCCGAGCCCAACCGCGCGGTCGCGTTCCAGGGCGCGCCCGGCGCCAACAGCCATGTCGCTGCGATGGAGGCGTTCCCGACCGGCCTGCCGCTGCCCTGCTTCGACTTCGCCGATGCGATCGAGGCGGTGCAGACCGGCGCCGCCGACTGCGCGATCATCCCGATCGAGAATTCGCTCCACGGCCGCGTCGCCGACATCCATTTCCTGCTGCCCGAATCGGGGCTGGTCATCACCGGCGAGCATTTCCTGTCGATCCGCCACGCGCTGCTCTCGGTCGGGCCGCAGGATGCGGTGCGTGAGGCGATGAGCCATCCGCAGGCGCTCGGCCAGTGCCGCCACTGGTTGCGCAAGAACGGCATCGCCGCGATCGCCTATCCCGACACCGCCGGCGCCGCCGCGGTGGTGGCGGAACGCGCCGACCCCGCCATCGCCGCACTCGCGCCCCCCGCCGCCGCCGCGCTCTACGGGTTGCAGGTGCTGGCAGAGGACGTGTCGGACGCCGCGCACAACGTCACCCGCTTCGTGACGCTCGCCCGCCAAGCGCCCCCGCTCACCGGCGCCGGCCCGTTCATGACCACGCTGATCTTCGAGGTAAAGAACGTGCCCGCCGCGCTCTACAAGGCAATGGGCGGCTTCGCGACCAACGGCGTCAACATGACGAAGCTCGAAAGCTATCAGCGCGGGGCGAGCTTCGCCGCGACCGAATTCTACGCCGACATCGTCGGCCAGCCCGGCGACCCCGCGGTCGATCGCGCACTCGACGAACTGGGCTATCATTCGAAATGGGTGAGGCTGCTGGGAACGTACCGCCAAGCCCGCACGCGCCCCTAA
- the nudC gene encoding NAD(+) diphosphatase: MTDIGFTGSWLDRADHIRGDAEALAAAAGDWRARLLRLDRGDPAIGEDGRIAWTTLADAAEDGALLFLGLDDGGRPHFAESRPGDASGPARSPALYRMLETMPADEAAIFGTVRSLTGWHARHRFCANCGTATEVIRGGWARKCPACAAEHFPRTDPVVIMLAEFEGRALLGRGHPWPPRRYSALAGFVEPGESMEEAVAREVYEEAGVRVRDVRYVASQPWPFPGQLMIGAFATADSDVLAIDTAEIEDAMWVTRDEVRAALAGEEAPFLPPPRYAIARTLLEVWVAG, encoded by the coding sequence ATGACCGACATCGGCTTCACCGGCAGCTGGCTCGACCGGGCCGATCATATCCGCGGCGATGCGGAGGCGCTGGCGGCGGCGGCGGGGGACTGGCGGGCGCGGTTGCTGCGGCTGGATCGCGGCGATCCGGCTATCGGTGAGGACGGGCGGATCGCGTGGACGACGCTGGCCGATGCCGCGGAGGACGGCGCGCTGCTGTTCCTGGGGCTGGATGACGGTGGACGCCCGCATTTCGCCGAGAGCCGCCCCGGCGACGCGAGCGGACCGGCGCGGTCGCCGGCGCTGTACCGCATGCTCGAGACGATGCCGGCGGACGAGGCGGCGATCTTCGGCACGGTGCGCAGCCTGACCGGGTGGCACGCGCGGCACCGGTTCTGCGCGAATTGCGGCACGGCGACCGAGGTGATCCGCGGCGGCTGGGCGCGCAAATGCCCGGCGTGCGCCGCCGAGCATTTCCCGCGCACCGACCCCGTCGTCATCATGCTCGCCGAGTTCGAGGGGCGGGCGCTGCTCGGGCGCGGGCATCCGTGGCCGCCGCGGCGCTATTCGGCGCTGGCCGGCTTCGTCGAGCCGGGCGAGTCGATGGAAGAGGCCGTCGCGCGCGAAGTGTATGAGGAAGCCGGGGTGCGGGTGCGCGACGTGCGCTATGTCGCGAGCCAGCCGTGGCCGTTTCCGGGGCAGTTGATGATCGGTGCCTTCGCGACCGCGGACAGCGATGTGCTGGCAATCGATACCGCGGAGATCGAGGATGCGATGTGGGTGACGCGGGACGAGGTCCGCGCGGCGCTTGCCGGGGAGGAGGCGCCGTTCCTGCCGCCGCCGCGCTATGCGATCGCGCGGACGTTGCTGGAAGTTTGGGTGGCGGGTTAG
- a CDS encoding serine hydrolase domain-containing protein: MRLKLVSAVILMSGSAFAAHAWQVQPAPRMTAPIAVRETPAYPAVQALFDGYVRDGKMPGIVAAIGQGDAPPAFPQAGAISTDPGAAKAGPDTLWRVYSMTKPITAMAAMILIEEGKLRLDQSVSDFYPGFKAMKVLSSPDTSLDSVPAKTPITVRMLLTHTAGLSYSISAKGPLLKESERLGILPAAVNAAVEAQARAARPKSLQEFAGRVATLPLIAEPGTKWSYSIGLDVMAAVVEKASGVPFERFVQTRLFDPLKMRSSYWTVPASEVGRLADNYAFAGANMFPFDPAKTSVYLQPPSFPYGGAGLVMSARDYDRFLHMLANEGTLDGVRVMKPATVRLAMSNLLPTGVVFGGVDGNTGGQSAGAMGYGAGGSVYLRDVPGGASKGTYGWGGAAGTIAWVDPVRKIRGTVMVNYFPADKWPLRADVVKALYADGRR, from the coding sequence ATGCGGTTGAAACTGGTGAGCGCGGTGATCCTGATGAGCGGCAGCGCGTTTGCCGCCCACGCGTGGCAGGTGCAGCCCGCGCCGCGCATGACCGCACCGATCGCGGTGCGCGAGACGCCGGCCTATCCCGCCGTCCAGGCGCTGTTCGACGGCTATGTCCGCGACGGCAAGATGCCCGGCATCGTCGCCGCGATCGGCCAGGGCGACGCTCCCCCGGCATTTCCGCAAGCCGGCGCGATCTCGACCGATCCGGGCGCGGCGAAGGCCGGGCCGGACACGCTGTGGCGGGTCTATTCGATGACCAAGCCGATCACGGCGATGGCCGCGATGATCCTGATCGAGGAGGGCAAGCTGCGCCTCGACCAGTCGGTCAGCGATTTCTATCCGGGCTTCAAGGCGATGAAGGTGCTGTCCAGCCCCGACACCTCGCTCGACAGCGTGCCCGCGAAGACGCCGATCACGGTCAGGATGCTGCTGACCCACACCGCCGGCCTGAGCTACAGCATCTCCGCCAAGGGGCCGTTGCTGAAGGAAAGCGAGCGGCTGGGGATCCTGCCGGCGGCGGTCAATGCCGCGGTCGAGGCGCAGGCCCGCGCCGCGCGCCCGAAGTCCTTGCAGGAATTCGCCGGCCGCGTCGCGACGCTGCCGCTGATCGCCGAGCCGGGGACCAAGTGGAGCTATTCGATCGGCCTCGACGTGATGGCCGCGGTGGTCGAGAAGGCGTCGGGCGTGCCGTTCGAACGCTTCGTGCAGACGCGGCTGTTCGATCCGCTCAAGATGCGCTCGAGCTACTGGACGGTGCCGGCGAGCGAGGTCGGGCGGCTGGCCGATAATTATGCCTTCGCGGGCGCCAACATGTTCCCGTTCGATCCGGCGAAGACGTCGGTCTATCTGCAACCGCCGAGCTTCCCCTATGGTGGCGCAGGTCTGGTCATGTCGGCGCGCGATTACGACCGGTTCCTGCACATGCTGGCGAACGAGGGGACGCTGGACGGCGTGCGCGTGATGAAGCCGGCGACGGTCAGGCTCGCCATGTCGAACCTGCTGCCGACAGGCGTCGTGTTCGGCGGGGTCGACGGCAACACCGGCGGGCAGAGCGCGGGCGCGATGGGCTATGGCGCGGGCGGATCGGTGTATCTGCGCGACGTGCCCGGCGGCGCGAGCAAGGGCACCTATGGCTGGGGCGGCGCCGCGGGCACGATCGCGTGGGTCGATCCGGTGCGGAAGATTCGCGGGACGGTGATGGTCAACTACTTCCCCGCCGACAAATGGCCGCTGCGCGCGGATGTGGTGAAGGCGCTGTATGCCGATGGGCGGCGGTAG